A genomic region of Xanthomonas campestris pv. phormiicola contains the following coding sequences:
- a CDS encoding DJ-1/PfpI family protein codes for MVLLAYDGMNLLDLAGPLQALTTANRGAGPGAPARYDTIVASAQGGPIVTGSGLPVVTVPVCALANVAIDTLIAPGGCAGDEFEVTPALRDFIAARAGSVRRLCSVCTGAFLLAAAGQLDGRRVATHWAWLDKLKRRHPELEVDPDSIFIRDGNLWTSAGVSAGIDLALALIEQDYGPRVAIDAARQLVVFMKRAGGQSQFSVPLAAQARDRAFVELHAWMAANLGADLSVPQLAERANMAPRTFARIYAAKVGRTPAKTVELMRLEAACRALEETGLPLKSIALQVGYGDEQQLRRAFRRQFGTNPGTHRSRFSTHP; via the coding sequence GTGGTGCTTCTCGCCTACGACGGGATGAACCTGCTCGACCTCGCCGGTCCGTTGCAGGCGCTGACCACGGCCAACCGGGGCGCGGGACCGGGCGCGCCGGCGCGGTATGACACGATCGTGGCATCGGCACAGGGCGGCCCGATTGTCACCGGGTCGGGCTTGCCCGTGGTCACCGTCCCGGTCTGCGCGCTGGCGAACGTCGCGATCGATACGCTGATCGCGCCGGGCGGCTGTGCGGGCGACGAGTTCGAGGTCACGCCCGCCTTGCGTGATTTCATCGCCGCGCGCGCCGGATCGGTGCGCAGGCTCTGCTCCGTCTGTACGGGCGCGTTCCTTCTGGCAGCCGCCGGCCAGCTCGATGGACGGCGCGTGGCGACGCACTGGGCCTGGCTCGATAAATTGAAGCGCCGGCATCCGGAACTGGAGGTCGATCCGGACAGCATCTTCATCCGCGACGGCAATCTGTGGACTTCGGCCGGGGTGAGTGCGGGAATCGATCTCGCCTTGGCGCTGATAGAGCAGGACTATGGCCCGCGCGTCGCGATCGACGCCGCCAGACAGCTGGTGGTCTTCATGAAGCGCGCCGGCGGGCAATCGCAGTTCAGCGTGCCGTTGGCGGCGCAGGCGCGGGATCGTGCCTTCGTCGAGCTGCACGCGTGGATGGCGGCGAATCTGGGCGCGGACCTGTCGGTCCCGCAGCTCGCGGAGCGTGCAAACATGGCGCCGCGAACCTTCGCGCGCATCTATGCTGCCAAGGTGGGGCGCACGCCCGCCAAGACGGTCGAGTTGATGCGGCTCGAGGCGGCATGCCGCGCGCTGGAGGAAACCGGGCTGCCCCTGAAGAGCATCGCCTTGCAAGTGGGCTATGGCGACGAACAGCAGCTGCGCCGCGCGTTTCGACGCCAGTTCGGCACCAATCCAGGCACGCATCGCTCGCGCTTCTCAACCCATCCCTAG
- a CDS encoding dipeptidase translates to MSEAWTRRQWLGLSGSALLAGLLPGTAAASGAVARAVKDTADHGVGASDAQALYRRALVLDANTLASIGQLASDGDSAERLRQLRGSGVTALKTTLGDADGDFEAAVKDIAAAQALVETYPQHFLKVLQHDDLRRARREGRIALIFSFEAAAMLEDKPERIDLFRQLGVRVMQLSYNHASPFGTGCLDGDAGGVTALGREAIARMNRLGVALDLSHANAQTTRDGIALSRRPAVFTHAGCSAVFAHPRNKLDRDMRALADRGGVMGIYMLPFLTEDSRQPQLADYLRHMLHALDVCGEDHVGIGTDSMFFPVTEQDIREMDTLMQQRRHDGVGAPGENRTPYLPDVNSVRKLERVADGLLRHGYSARVTEKVLGLNFDRVFGEICAA, encoded by the coding sequence ATGAGCGAAGCATGGACGCGGCGGCAATGGCTGGGTCTTTCCGGCAGCGCACTGCTGGCGGGGCTGCTGCCCGGCACGGCGGCGGCAAGCGGCGCCGTGGCAAGGGCGGTGAAGGACACGGCCGACCACGGCGTGGGCGCAAGCGACGCGCAGGCGCTGTATCGCCGCGCCCTGGTGCTCGACGCCAACACCCTGGCCTCGATCGGCCAGCTGGCCAGCGACGGCGACAGTGCCGAACGCTTGCGCCAGTTGCGCGGTTCCGGCGTGACCGCGCTGAAGACCACGCTGGGCGATGCCGACGGCGACTTCGAGGCGGCGGTGAAGGACATCGCCGCCGCGCAGGCGCTGGTCGAAACCTATCCGCAGCACTTCCTGAAAGTGCTGCAGCACGACGACCTGCGGCGGGCCAGGCGCGAGGGCCGGATCGCGCTGATCTTCTCCTTCGAAGCGGCCGCGATGCTGGAGGACAAGCCGGAGCGTATCGACCTGTTCCGCCAGCTCGGCGTGCGCGTGATGCAGCTGTCCTACAACCATGCCTCGCCGTTCGGTACCGGTTGCCTGGACGGCGACGCCGGCGGCGTCACCGCGCTCGGGCGCGAGGCGATCGCGCGCATGAACCGGCTCGGCGTGGCGCTGGACCTGAGCCATGCCAACGCGCAGACCACCCGCGACGGCATCGCGCTGTCGCGGCGGCCGGCAGTCTTCACCCATGCCGGTTGCAGCGCGGTGTTCGCGCATCCGCGCAACAAGCTCGACCGCGACATGCGCGCGCTGGCCGACAGGGGCGGGGTGATGGGCATCTACATGCTGCCGTTCCTGACCGAGGACAGCCGCCAGCCGCAGCTGGCCGATTATCTGCGGCACATGCTGCATGCGCTGGACGTATGCGGCGAGGACCACGTCGGCATCGGTACCGATTCGATGTTCTTCCCGGTCACCGAGCAGGACATCCGCGAGATGGACACGCTGATGCAGCAGCGCCGCCACGACGGCGTCGGCGCGCCCGGCGAGAACCGCACCCCGTACCTGCCCGACGTCAACAGCGTGCGCAAGCTCGAACGCGTCGCCGATGGCCTGCTGCGCCACGGCTACAGCGCACGGGTGACCGAGAAGGTGCTTGGGCTGAACTTCGACCGGGTGTTCGGCGAGATCTGCGCGGCCTGA
- a CDS encoding cation:proton antiporter yields the protein MTTPQMSVYFFLQAAAILLVCRLVGLLARRVGQPQVVGEMIAGVALGPSLFGWLLPDVQQALFPKQTLDMLYVVAQFGVGLYMFLVGTDFRGDHFRARYRSAMSVSLAGIAVPFLLAFALVPWLLHTPGLFSAKAKILEASLFLGAAIAITAFPMLARIIHERGLTGSSLGTLALTAGAVDDAAAWCILAIVLASFGGSWNSAYLAIGGGVGYALFMLLVGRHWLRRLADHVRPDQPLSASVLAVVLMLFCLSAWAMDAIGIHAVFGGFLLGACLPKGALTEKLREQLQPFVVVFLLPMFFTFSGLKTQLSVLLDPQILIAAVAILLASFLGKGIACWAAARVSGENNRDAMAIGALMNARGLMELIIINIGLQAGVIEQGLFSILVLMAIVSTLMATPLFNWVMRRAAAREAAPAVAGGRL from the coding sequence ATGACCACACCGCAGATGTCCGTCTATTTCTTTCTGCAGGCGGCGGCGATCCTCCTGGTCTGCCGGCTGGTCGGCCTGCTGGCCAGGCGCGTGGGCCAGCCGCAGGTGGTGGGCGAAATGATCGCCGGCGTGGCGCTGGGGCCGTCGCTGTTCGGCTGGCTGCTGCCGGACGTGCAGCAGGCGCTGTTCCCCAAGCAGACCCTGGACATGCTGTACGTGGTCGCGCAGTTCGGCGTGGGCCTGTACATGTTCCTGGTCGGCACCGACTTCCGCGGCGACCATTTCCGTGCGCGCTACCGCAGCGCGATGAGCGTGTCGCTGGCCGGCATCGCGGTGCCGTTCCTGCTCGCGTTCGCGCTGGTGCCGTGGCTGCTGCACACCCCGGGCCTGTTCTCGGCCAAGGCCAAGATCCTGGAAGCCTCGCTGTTCCTGGGCGCGGCCATCGCCATCACCGCCTTCCCGATGCTGGCGCGGATCATTCACGAGCGCGGCCTCACCGGCAGTTCGCTGGGCACGCTGGCGCTCACCGCCGGTGCGGTGGACGACGCCGCGGCCTGGTGCATCCTGGCGATCGTGCTGGCCAGTTTCGGCGGCAGCTGGAACAGCGCCTACCTGGCGATCGGCGGCGGCGTGGGCTACGCGCTGTTCATGCTGCTGGTCGGCCGCCATTGGCTGCGCCGCCTGGCCGATCACGTGCGCCCCGACCAGCCGCTCAGCGCCAGCGTGCTGGCGGTGGTGCTGATGCTGTTCTGCCTCAGCGCCTGGGCGATGGACGCGATCGGCATCCACGCGGTGTTCGGCGGCTTCCTGCTCGGCGCCTGCCTGCCCAAGGGCGCATTGACCGAGAAGCTGCGCGAGCAGCTGCAGCCGTTCGTGGTGGTGTTCCTGCTGCCGATGTTCTTCACCTTCTCCGGGCTCAAGACCCAGCTCAGCGTGCTGCTGGACCCGCAGATCCTGATCGCCGCGGTGGCGATCCTGCTCGCCTCGTTCCTGGGCAAGGGCATCGCCTGCTGGGCCGCGGCGCGCGTCAGTGGCGAGAACAACCGCGATGCGATGGCGATCGGCGCGCTGATGAACGCACGCGGGCTGATGGAACTGATCATCATCAACATCGGCCTGCAGGCCGGGGTCATCGAGCAGGGCCTGTTCTCGATCCTGGTGTTGATGGCGATCGTGTCCACGCTGATGGCCACGCCGCTGTTCAACTGGGTGATGCGCCGCGCCGCCGCACGCGAGGCGGCGCCGGCGGTGGCGGGCGGCAGGCTGTAA
- a CDS encoding LysR family transcriptional regulator has translation MNLLQSIRSFIHTAEAGSVAGGAKTLGVSAAAVSQNIARLEAHLGVRLFNRSTRSLALTERGALYLQQVRQVELDLERARQSVADPQAEPEGRLRVASTAAFGRHVLAPLLPALAARHPRLSIELLSADHRVDHAQEGVDVSIRIEPQLQDGLVARCIAAVPFVFCAAPEYLARAGMPTTPEQLKDHACLLLRWAVDGRYLRWGFVRDGLRFDAEVTPALVGDDIDALAGMAAAGGGITRLAAFVAQPYLQRGALRALFEYDATGAVHAAPEPMRLYLCVADRRDFTPKVRALQEHLVAGLPPAWRVASA, from the coding sequence GTGAACCTTCTCCAGTCCATCCGCAGCTTCATCCACACCGCCGAGGCCGGCAGCGTCGCCGGCGGCGCCAAGACCCTGGGCGTGAGCGCGGCGGCGGTGAGCCAGAACATCGCGCGGCTGGAAGCGCATCTGGGCGTGCGCCTGTTCAACCGCAGCACGCGCAGCCTGGCGCTGACCGAGCGCGGCGCGCTGTATCTGCAGCAGGTGCGGCAGGTCGAACTGGATCTGGAGCGCGCGCGGCAATCGGTCGCCGATCCGCAGGCCGAGCCGGAAGGGCGGCTGCGCGTGGCCAGCACCGCCGCGTTCGGCCGGCATGTGCTGGCGCCGCTGCTGCCGGCGCTGGCGGCGCGGCATCCGCGCCTGTCGATCGAATTGCTGAGCGCCGATCACCGCGTCGACCACGCGCAGGAAGGCGTGGACGTCAGCATCCGCATCGAGCCGCAGCTGCAGGACGGGCTGGTCGCGCGTTGCATCGCCGCGGTGCCGTTCGTGTTCTGCGCGGCGCCGGAGTACCTGGCGCGTGCCGGCATGCCGACCACGCCGGAGCAATTGAAGGACCACGCCTGCCTGCTGCTGCGCTGGGCGGTGGACGGCCGCTACCTGCGCTGGGGTTTCGTCCGCGACGGGTTGCGTTTCGATGCCGAGGTGACGCCGGCGCTGGTCGGCGACGACATCGATGCGCTCGCCGGCATGGCCGCGGCCGGTGGCGGCATCACCCGGCTGGCGGCGTTCGTGGCGCAGCCGTACCTGCAGCGCGGCGCGTTGCGCGCCTTGTTCGAATACGACGCAACCGGTGCGGTCCACGCCGCGCCCGAACCGATGCGGCTGTACCTGTGCGTGGCCGACCGCCGCGACTTCACCCCGAAGGTACGCGCCTTGCAGGAGCACCTGGTCGCCGGCCTGCCGCCGGCGTGGCGCGTGGCGTCGGCGTAG
- a CDS encoding DUF2798 domain-containing protein produces the protein MQDFDIAAPRRLNLGVRATPFVFAFYMATIMAMLMCLVITAANAGLGEDYLQRVFGAYRLAMPTAFCCILVVRPLVMRLVAATVHPPR, from the coding sequence ATGCAGGATTTCGACATCGCCGCGCCACGCCGCCTGAACCTGGGCGTGCGCGCCACCCCGTTCGTGTTCGCCTTCTACATGGCCACGATCATGGCCATGCTGATGTGCCTGGTGATCACCGCGGCCAATGCCGGGCTCGGCGAGGACTATCTGCAGCGCGTGTTCGGGGCGTACCGGCTGGCGATGCCGACCGCGTTCTGCTGCATCCTGGTGGTGCGGCCGCTGGTGATGCGGCTGGTGGCGGCGACGGTGCATCCGCCGCGTTGA
- a CDS encoding DUF4261 domain-containing protein, with amino-acid sequence MIDTPKIVLCIPGPWQDRAELLARIVHDSGGYLFAGRVLLHMESGDAFELEYEPHDPRMAAAFAAAGPHWLDSDDMARIHAHASVVYLIGAGGSRGRAEAMMLAAAALLDAGGLGVKVESSGVAHGPGAWRQLCADLSFFSAHRAYVLNVTGEQVHSCGMHHFGMKDAIVDAQASPDPVALLHTFTWYLFTEAPPIREGHTFAIAEDTPRYRIEAEPSTQFQPGDLFANPYGLWRLTPV; translated from the coding sequence TTGATCGACACCCCGAAAATCGTGTTGTGCATTCCCGGTCCGTGGCAGGACCGCGCGGAGCTGCTCGCGCGGATCGTCCACGACAGCGGCGGCTATCTGTTCGCCGGGCGGGTCCTGCTGCACATGGAAAGCGGCGATGCGTTCGAACTGGAATACGAGCCGCACGACCCGCGCATGGCGGCCGCATTCGCCGCCGCCGGGCCGCATTGGCTCGATTCCGACGACATGGCGCGTATCCACGCGCATGCCTCGGTCGTGTACCTGATCGGCGCTGGCGGTTCCAGGGGGCGTGCCGAGGCGATGATGCTGGCGGCCGCGGCGCTGCTGGACGCCGGCGGCCTGGGGGTGAAGGTCGAGAGCAGCGGCGTCGCCCACGGTCCAGGGGCATGGCGCCAGCTGTGCGCGGACCTGTCCTTTTTCAGCGCCCATCGTGCGTATGTGTTGAACGTCACCGGCGAGCAGGTCCATTCCTGCGGCATGCATCACTTCGGCATGAAGGACGCGATCGTCGATGCGCAGGCGTCGCCCGATCCGGTGGCGCTGCTGCACACCTTCACCTGGTATCTGTTCACCGAAGCGCCGCCGATACGCGAGGGCCACACCTTCGCCATCGCGGAGGATACGCCGCGCTACCGGATCGAGGCCGAACCCAGCACCCAGTTCCAGCCCGGCGACCTGTTCGCCAATCCCTACGGGCTATGGCGGCTGACGCCGGTGTGA
- a CDS encoding glutathione S-transferase, giving the protein MLKIWGRHNSSNVRKVLWCAEEVGVAYESIEVGGAFGKTADPAYRALNPNGLVPAIEDHGLALWESNAIVRYLAARYAPGTLYPEDPAARALGDKWMDWTTSIFAGPFRDLFWGTLRAAPEARDEVRIAAALARCGELLGIADAALAQQPWLSGAQFAMGDIPLGSFAYAWFEMPIDRPALPHLQDWYARLQQRPAYRKGVMTALT; this is encoded by the coding sequence ATGCTGAAGATCTGGGGACGACACAATTCGAGCAACGTGCGCAAGGTGCTGTGGTGCGCCGAGGAAGTCGGTGTGGCGTACGAATCGATCGAGGTCGGCGGCGCGTTCGGCAAGACCGCCGATCCGGCCTACCGCGCGTTGAATCCCAACGGCCTGGTGCCGGCGATCGAGGACCACGGCCTGGCGCTGTGGGAATCCAACGCCATCGTGCGCTACCTGGCCGCGCGCTACGCGCCGGGCACGCTGTACCCTGAAGATCCGGCCGCGCGCGCGCTCGGCGACAAGTGGATGGACTGGACCACCTCGATCTTCGCCGGTCCTTTCCGCGATCTGTTCTGGGGCACGCTGCGGGCCGCGCCCGAGGCGCGCGACGAAGTCAGGATCGCCGCTGCGCTGGCGCGTTGCGGCGAACTGCTGGGCATCGCCGATGCGGCACTGGCGCAGCAGCCGTGGCTGTCGGGCGCGCAGTTCGCGATGGGCGACATCCCGCTGGGCAGCTTTGCCTACGCCTGGTTCGAGATGCCGATCGACCGGCCGGCGCTGCCGCATCTGCAGGACTGGTACGCGCGGCTGCAACAGCGCCCGGCCTACCGCAAGGGCGTGATGACGGCGCTGACCTGA